From one Sulfurimonas sp. genomic stretch:
- a CDS encoding DUF2442 domain-containing protein, with protein sequence MSGLIKGKEVHFDDAYLHVKLDDDRIISTPMDWYKPLKNATLAQLKNYKLICLNSGIEWEELDYHLSIESMFYISQSNAA encoded by the coding sequence ATGAGTGGTTTAATTAAGGGTAAAGAAGTACATTTTGACGATGCCTATCTGCATGTAAAACTTGATGATGATAGGATAATATCTACACCCATGGATTGGTATAAACCATTAAAAAATGCGACATTGGCACAACTTAAAAACTATAAGTTAATATGCCTAAATAGCGGTATAGAATGGGAAGAATTGGATTATCATTTGAGCATAGAGAGTATGTTTTATATTTCTCAAAGTAATGCGGCTTAA
- a CDS encoding response regulator transcription factor gives MKKILMIEDDLELAEILTEYLGQFKFEVVTEDDPFKAVSILKLEPFDLVILDLTLPGMDGLEVCEAIRERQDIPIIISSARSDVTDKVKALELGADDYIPKPYDPRELEARIHSVLRRYEAKSQQKEESKSDFKCDTSSMMITYKGRNIDLTNAEFGILSYMIAKQGLVVSREDLIHNVNAINEDSSNKSIDVMVGRIRNKLGDKSLIESVRGVGYKLLK, from the coding sequence ATGAAAAAAATATTAATGATTGAAGATGACTTGGAGTTGGCGGAGATATTAACAGAATATCTTGGGCAGTTTAAGTTTGAGGTTGTCACAGAGGACGACCCTTTTAAAGCGGTAAGTATATTAAAGTTAGAACCGTTCGACTTGGTTATTTTAGATTTAACCTTGCCGGGTATGGATGGTTTAGAGGTTTGCGAAGCAATTCGCGAGAGACAGGATATCCCTATCATCATCTCATCGGCTAGAAGCGATGTTACCGATAAGGTAAAGGCACTTGAACTTGGGGCTGACGATTATATTCCAAAGCCGTATGACCCGAGGGAGCTTGAGGCTAGAATCCACTCTGTTTTAAGACGATACGAAGCAAAATCGCAACAAAAAGAGGAATCAAAGAGCGATTTTAAATGTGATACTTCGTCTATGATGATTACATACAAGGGTAGAAACATCGACCTTACAAATGCAGAGTTTGGAATTTTGTCATATATGATTGCGAAGCAGGGACTTGTCGTTTCAAGAGAAGATTTGATTCATAATGTAAATGCTATAAATGAAGACTCTTCAAACAAGAGTATTGATGTTATGGTCGGCAGAATTAGAAATAAACTCGGAGATAAATCTCTTATCGAATCCGTTAGAGGTGTGGGTTATAAACTTCTTAAATAA
- a CDS encoding ArsS family sensor histidine kinase — protein MRQHAVLITVLFALTVTLVSVSIVFWKFFQLNKQHYIDHIFTKHAIITQIFRQHEQEVTSQIMLEANLAIYDFVLEKDRKVIDVILKNAKVLKKKDFKSIDASLMLSEKGLYTKKVVTELKANMLEFNQKIYFYLESPSSSVLILDEELKPYKYWSVAYAYLLIIAILTFSFALILQKLRPLIRLRKKIALYGNGDMNVSFKTKGCDEISLISNELESTREKINNILDSRTLFLRNIMHELKTPIAKGTIATQMLESQKQRDRFSSIFGRLESLINEFALIEEVTSLGDKTEVKEYRLVDIIDGAIDMAMIERSSVTIEVDATHKINVNYRLYTTAIKNMIDNGIKYSTDAHVKILIKNNELSFESKGACIAHPLQYYIEPFTKDNPSKNSFGLGLYLVDSILKAHGQVLAHEYENGLNRFIFV, from the coding sequence ATGCGTCAACATGCCGTTTTAATAACTGTTTTATTTGCACTCACTGTTACTTTGGTGAGTGTGAGTATAGTATTTTGGAAGTTTTTTCAACTCAATAAACAGCACTATATAGATCATATTTTTACAAAACATGCAATAATCACTCAAATATTTCGTCAACATGAACAAGAAGTGACTTCTCAAATTATGCTAGAAGCAAATCTGGCAATATATGATTTTGTGCTTGAAAAAGATAGAAAAGTCATAGATGTTATTTTAAAAAATGCAAAAGTTTTAAAGAAAAAAGATTTTAAAAGTATTGATGCCTCATTAATGCTCTCAGAAAAAGGTCTTTACACTAAAAAAGTTGTTACCGAGTTAAAAGCCAATATGTTGGAGTTCAATCAAAAGATATATTTTTATCTCGAATCTCCTTCCTCTTCCGTGCTTATCCTTGATGAAGAGTTAAAACCGTATAAATATTGGAGCGTTGCTTACGCATATTTGCTGATAATAGCGATACTCACCTTTTCGTTTGCATTGATTTTACAAAAGCTGCGTCCGCTTATCAGACTTAGAAAGAAAATCGCACTTTACGGTAACGGAGATATGAATGTCTCTTTTAAAACAAAAGGGTGCGATGAAATTTCACTGATTTCAAATGAGCTTGAATCAACAAGAGAGAAGATTAATAATATTTTAGATTCACGAACTCTCTTTCTAAGAAATATTATGCATGAGCTTAAAACTCCTATTGCAAAGGGAACAATTGCGACTCAAATGTTAGAATCTCAAAAACAAAGAGATAGGTTTAGTTCTATTTTCGGTCGCTTGGAGTCACTGATTAATGAATTTGCACTTATAGAGGAAGTCACAAGTTTAGGAGATAAAACTGAGGTTAAAGAGTACCGTTTGGTAGATATAATAGACGGTGCCATTGATATGGCGATGATAGAGAGAAGCAGCGTGACAATTGAAGTTGATGCAACGCATAAAATTAATGTAAACTATAGATTATATACAACAGCTATTAAAAATATGATAGACAACGGTATCAAATATTCAACAGATGCGCATGTAAAGATTTTAATAAAAAACAATGAACTCTCTTTTGAAAGCAAAGGAGCGTGCATAGCACATCCTTTGCAGTATTATATAGAGCCGTTTACTAAAGACAATCCGTCAAAAAATAGTTTCGGACTAGGACTATATCTTGTTGATTCTATTTTAAAAGCCCACGGGCAAGTCTTAGCGCATGAGTATGAAAACGGTCTTAACCGTTTCATATTTGTATAA
- the mltF gene encoding membrane-bound lytic murein transglycosylase MltF, translating into MKKSTIAFFAIYFFIFGWISHTLYQGVQKETKTKTLKKIKDGGVLNVALLNSSSTYYIGSDGSKGFEYDLLDAYSKHLGVKLNITTANTTKEALELSKNPDIHITSAALSKTKEREKIFNFGPSYFEAQEQVVCHKKMMLNGKFPNNVDDLTGLKIVVGEGTSYNETIELLKAEGLDINATYTSEYSTEELIAQVDSSEIDCTIVDSNIYVLNQRYFPNIALAFDISNRTQQAWVLAQDITELKEDMYSWLNSFSQSGDMARLKDRYYSYVLFFNYNDTAMFNEKAKTVLPKYEKYFQEASTKYEIPFSLLASLSYQESHWNENARSDTGVRGLMMLTQDTAEHLGVRDRVDPKQSILGGAKHLNQIMKAVSNEVVGEDRLKFALVAYNIGEAHVLDAQKLAQQIGLNQNSWADLKKVLPLLSQKKYHTTLKHGYARGSEAVKYVEAVYSYMDILQKNSGEKSLNKAGVKNP; encoded by the coding sequence ATGAAAAAATCGACAATCGCTTTTTTTGCAATATATTTTTTTATTTTCGGTTGGATAAGCCATACATTATATCAAGGTGTGCAAAAAGAGACCAAGACAAAAACATTAAAAAAGATAAAAGATGGCGGAGTTCTTAATGTTGCGCTATTAAATTCATCCTCTACATACTACATTGGCTCAGACGGATCAAAAGGTTTTGAATATGATCTTCTTGATGCCTATTCGAAACATTTGGGAGTTAAGTTAAATATTACTACCGCAAATACTACAAAAGAGGCGCTTGAGCTTAGTAAAAATCCTGATATTCACATTACTTCCGCAGCACTCTCTAAAACCAAAGAAAGAGAGAAGATTTTTAATTTCGGACCATCATATTTTGAAGCTCAAGAGCAAGTCGTTTGTCATAAAAAAATGATGTTAAACGGAAAATTTCCAAATAATGTCGATGATTTAACGGGACTAAAAATTGTTGTAGGAGAAGGTACAAGCTATAATGAAACCATAGAACTGTTAAAAGCAGAAGGGCTTGATATAAATGCAACATACACATCCGAGTATTCAACTGAAGAGTTAATTGCGCAAGTAGACTCCAGTGAGATAGACTGCACCATAGTAGATTCAAATATATATGTACTAAATCAGCGCTATTTTCCAAATATAGCACTTGCATTTGATATAAGCAACAGAACGCAGCAAGCATGGGTTTTAGCTCAAGATATAACAGAACTCAAAGAGGATATGTACTCTTGGTTAAACTCTTTTAGTCAAAGCGGAGATATGGCAAGACTCAAGGACCGTTACTATAGTTATGTCCTGTTTTTCAATTATAACGATACTGCAATGTTTAACGAAAAAGCAAAAACCGTATTGCCGAAATATGAAAAATATTTTCAAGAGGCTTCTACAAAGTATGAAATTCCTTTTTCATTATTGGCATCATTGTCATATCAAGAGTCGCATTGGAATGAAAATGCAAGAAGCGATACGGGAGTAAGAGGACTTATGATGCTTACCCAAGATACCGCAGAACATCTAGGAGTGCGAGACAGAGTAGATCCTAAGCAGAGTATATTAGGCGGAGCAAAACATTTAAATCAAATAATGAAAGCCGTTTCAAACGAAGTGGTCGGAGAAGATCGTCTTAAGTTTGCGCTTGTTGCTTACAACATCGGTGAAGCACATGTTTTAGATGCCCAAAAATTAGCGCAGCAGATAGGATTAAACCAAAACAGCTGGGCTGATTTGAAAAAAGTGTTGCCGCTTCTTTCTCAGAAAAAGTATCATACGACATTAAAACACGGATATGCAAGAGGCAGTGAAGCGGTTAAATATGTTGAAGCGGTATATAGCTATATGGATATCTTACAAAAAAACAGCGGTGAAAAATCATTAAACAAGGCAGGGGTAAAAAACCCTTAG
- the rsfS gene encoding ribosome silencing factor: MQNRIEKITEVLDKNKAENIEVFDLREKNYFVDYAIIASSLGSRHTTALLDHLKNELKPAEKFNNVDESSDWIVVDLGDILIHIMTPEYRVKYDMESFLSSLADGKEGASL; this comes from the coding sequence GTGCAAAACAGAATAGAAAAAATAACGGAAGTTTTAGACAAAAACAAAGCAGAAAATATTGAAGTTTTTGATCTTAGAGAGAAGAATTACTTTGTTGATTATGCGATTATTGCATCATCACTCGGTTCAAGACATACGACGGCTCTGCTTGATCATCTAAAAAATGAACTAAAACCGGCAGAAAAATTTAACAATGTCGATGAGAGCAGTGACTGGATTGTCGTTGATTTGGGCGATATTCTTATACACATTATGACACCGGAGTATAGAGTCAAGTATGACATGGAGAGTTTTTTAAGCTCTTTAGCTGACGGCAAAGAGGGTGCTTCCCTTTAA
- the nadD gene encoding nicotinate (nicotinamide) nucleotide adenylyltransferase — MDTIALFGGSFDPPHIGHTAIVEALREFKDIDKVIVMPTFLNPFKSQFYASASLRVKWLKEIFSDYKNVEVSEYEVLQEKKVPTIETVKHLLKSYKKIYLVIGADNLASLHEWHRYNELRDLVTFIVVPRDGIEISQEFLRLNVNEKVSSTKLREKIEISKLPKKCAKEIYNFYTE, encoded by the coding sequence ATGGATACAATCGCACTTTTTGGCGGCTCTTTTGACCCGCCGCATATCGGTCATACGGCTATTGTTGAGGCTTTGAGGGAGTTCAAAGATATTGACAAAGTTATAGTGATGCCGACATTTTTAAATCCGTTTAAATCTCAATTTTATGCTTCGGCATCTCTTAGAGTAAAATGGCTAAAAGAGATTTTTAGCGACTATAAAAATGTTGAAGTCTCAGAGTATGAAGTTCTTCAAGAGAAAAAAGTACCTACTATTGAAACGGTTAAACATCTTTTAAAAAGTTATAAAAAGATATACCTTGTAATCGGTGCCGACAATCTTGCTTCACTTCACGAGTGGCATAGATATAATGAGCTTAGGGATTTAGTTACTTTTATCGTAGTTCCCAGAGACGGGATTGAAATTTCACAAGAGTTTTTAAGGCTAAATGTTAATGAAAAAGTTTCATCGACAAAACTTAGAGAAAAGATTGAAATTTCAAAGCTGCCCAAAAAGTGTGCAAAAGAGATATATAATTTTTATACCGAATAA
- the gap gene encoding type I glyceraldehyde-3-phosphate dehydrogenase, protein MALKIAINGFGRIGRCVARIAAMRDDVEIVAINDTASMDMMLYLLKNDSVHGTFSSSVEQLDDENISINGKNIRVFSDRDPKNLKFAECGAEIVLECTGVFLSQEDAQIHIDNGIKKVLFSAPAKDDTPTFVMGVNEHLYAGQSIVSNASCTTNCLGPIAKVLDDAFGIQKGLMTTIHSYTNDQNILDVKHSKDKRRARAGAINMIPTTTGAAKAIGLVLPQLQGKLHGQSVRVPTPNVSMVDLNVVVNKKTTKQEINAVMNEAANTTLKGILLIDKEMRVSQDFVGCEYSSIVAEDLTQVIDGDMVKVMAWYDNEWGYSTRLIDMALHISK, encoded by the coding sequence ATGGCATTAAAAATAGCAATTAACGGATTTGGTAGAATCGGTCGCTGTGTGGCTCGAATAGCTGCAATGAGGGATGATGTAGAAATTGTAGCTATAAACGATACGGCAAGTATGGATATGATGCTATATCTTCTTAAAAACGACTCCGTTCACGGGACATTTAGCAGCAGCGTAGAACAGCTTGATGATGAAAATATCAGCATTAACGGTAAAAATATCAGAGTTTTTAGCGATCGCGATCCAAAAAATTTAAAATTTGCCGAGTGCGGTGCAGAGATAGTTTTAGAGTGTACGGGTGTGTTTTTAAGTCAAGAAGATGCGCAGATTCACATCGATAACGGCATAAAAAAAGTTCTCTTCTCTGCTCCTGCAAAAGATGATACGCCTACATTCGTTATGGGTGTGAATGAGCATCTTTACGCAGGGCAAAGCATCGTTTCTAATGCTTCTTGTACCACAAACTGCCTTGGACCTATCGCAAAAGTGCTTGATGATGCTTTTGGAATCCAAAAAGGGCTTATGACGACTATTCACTCATACACTAATGACCAAAATATTTTGGATGTAAAGCACTCAAAAGATAAACGCCGCGCCCGCGCCGGAGCTATAAATATGATTCCGACAACAACGGGTGCCGCAAAAGCGATTGGTTTGGTTCTTCCTCAGCTTCAAGGCAAACTTCACGGACAAAGCGTCCGCGTTCCTACGCCGAATGTTTCTATGGTGGACTTGAATGTCGTAGTAAATAAAAAAACAACAAAACAAGAGATAAATGCCGTTATGAATGAAGCTGCAAATACAACTTTAAAAGGTATTCTTCTGATAGATAAAGAGATGAGAGTTTCCCAAGACTTCGTCGGATGTGAATACAGCTCAATCGTTGCGGAGGATTTAACTCAGGTAATTGACGGCGACATGGTAAAAGTTATGGCATGGTACGACAATGAGTGGGGATACTCGACAAGACTTATAGATATGGCTCTGCACATATCCAAGTAG
- a CDS encoding phosphoglycerate kinase, which yields MELLNIKNLDLAGKKVFIRCDFNVPMDEFGNISDDRRIRSALSTINYCLDHGCAVVLASHLGRPDGQVVAKYSLLPVARRIHHLLKREVALAQDVIGEDALSKAAALKSGEVLLLENLRYEEGETKNDAELSKKLASMADFYINDAFGVSHRAHSSVEGITHYFDNKHKAAGFLLQKEIEFLGKIIQNPVRPFAAIIGGSKVSGKLEALINLLPRVDKVLIGGGMAFTFLKKLGYDIGASLVEDDLLEEAGRVMQEATRLGVKFYLPVDVVAAEKFSEDAISKLVSVQEIPEGWMGLDIGPATVRLYREVLSDVQTVLWNGPMGVYEMDRFARGSNKIANFVADSYATTIVGGGDTADLVQRIGVDDEMTFISTGGGASLELLEGKILPGVASLMIEED from the coding sequence ATGGAACTTTTAAATATAAAAAATTTGGATTTAGCGGGTAAAAAAGTTTTTATTCGATGTGATTTTAATGTCCCGATGGATGAGTTCGGAAACATATCCGATGACCGCCGTATCCGTTCGGCGCTCTCTACCATCAACTATTGTTTAGACCACGGTTGTGCGGTTGTTTTGGCATCCCACCTCGGTCGTCCGGACGGACAGGTTGTTGCTAAGTACTCACTGCTTCCGGTGGCTAGAAGAATTCACCATCTGCTAAAGAGAGAAGTAGCGCTTGCGCAAGATGTTATAGGAGAAGATGCACTAAGCAAAGCTGCTGCGCTCAAATCGGGTGAAGTTCTTCTTCTTGAAAATCTTCGTTATGAAGAGGGTGAGACAAAAAATGATGCAGAGTTGTCAAAAAAATTGGCATCTATGGCAGATTTTTACATAAATGACGCTTTTGGCGTAAGTCACAGAGCACACTCTTCGGTTGAGGGGATAACTCACTATTTTGACAACAAACATAAAGCAGCCGGTTTTTTACTGCAAAAAGAGATAGAGTTTTTAGGTAAAATCATACAAAATCCCGTTCGCCCGTTTGCAGCCATTATAGGCGGTTCAAAAGTTTCCGGCAAACTTGAAGCGTTGATTAACTTGCTTCCTAGAGTCGATAAAGTATTAATCGGCGGGGGAATGGCATTTACATTCTTGAAAAAACTCGGGTATGACATAGGCGCTTCACTGGTAGAGGATGATCTGCTTGAAGAAGCGGGGCGAGTTATGCAAGAGGCTACTAGACTGGGAGTTAAATTTTATCTTCCGGTAGATGTCGTAGCGGCGGAGAAGTTTTCGGAAGATGCTATAAGCAAGCTGGTTTCCGTTCAAGAGATACCTGAGGGATGGATGGGCTTGGATATCGGACCTGCAACCGTAAGACTATACAGAGAGGTTCTAAGTGATGTACAGACTGTTCTTTGGAATGGACCTATGGGCGTTTACGAGATGGATAGATTTGCACGCGGCTCAAACAAAATAGCTAATTTTGTAGCCGACAGCTATGCAACGACGATTGTCGGCGGCGGAGATACTGCCGACCTTGTTCAAAGAATCGGCGTAGATGACGAGATGACTTTTATCTCAACAGGCGGAGGTGCTTCGTTAGAGCTATTAGAGGGTAAAATTTTGCCGGGTGTAGCATCTTTAATGATTGAAGAGGATTGA
- a CDS encoding triose-phosphate isomerase: MIIAANLKTNLTREKSVKYIKEVENFLEKNSISQEVLVFPAISNLNRHSGRVTIGTQNAYPTVNGAFTGEIGYEQLEEFGIKTILIGHSERRHIIGEIQEMLVKKFDFYKELGFKIIYCVGEPLEVREAGHEKMMEYISRQYAGIDVAYENLIIAYEPVWAIGTGLTPTLEDIVAIHKELKAKSSAPLLYGGSVKVTNAKEVLALDGVDGILVGSAALYVEHFCTMCEYAEILDK, from the coding sequence TTGATAATTGCAGCGAATTTAAAAACAAATCTGACACGAGAAAAAAGTGTTAAGTATATAAAAGAGGTAGAAAATTTTTTAGAAAAAAATAGTATCTCGCAAGAGGTTTTGGTTTTTCCTGCAATATCAAATTTAAATCGACATTCAGGAAGAGTAACTATCGGAACGCAAAACGCATATCCGACTGTAAACGGCGCTTTTACGGGCGAAATAGGATATGAACAGCTAGAAGAGTTTGGCATAAAAACTATTTTGATCGGGCATAGCGAGCGACGACATATTATAGGCGAAATTCAAGAGATGCTTGTAAAAAAGTTTGATTTTTACAAAGAACTCGGTTTTAAGATTATCTACTGTGTCGGAGAGCCTCTTGAGGTTAGAGAAGCGGGACACGAAAAGATGATGGAGTATATATCCAGGCAGTATGCGGGGATAGATGTTGCATATGAAAACCTGATTATTGCGTATGAGCCTGTTTGGGCAATAGGAACGGGACTTACTCCGACCTTAGAAGATATCGTAGCCATTCATAAAGAGTTAAAAGCCAAATCAAGCGCACCTCTTCTTTATGGGGGAAGCGTGAAAGTGACAAATGCAAAAGAGGTTTTGGCACTTGATGGAGTAGACGGTATTTTAGTCGGCAGTGCGGCACTGTATGTGGAGCATTTTTGTACAATGTGCGAGTATGCAGAAATATTAGATAAATAA
- the fabI gene encoding enoyl-ACP reductase FabI — protein sequence MIMKGKKGLIVGLANDKSIAYGIAKACHEQGAELAFTYLNDALKKRVEPLAESFGSDKVYELDVSNEEHMSKIAGLIEKDFGKIDFLVHSVAFAPKEALSEPFMKTTKQAFAIAMDISVYSLIDLTNRLESVLSDDASILTLSYLGGPKYIVNYNVMGVAKAALESTVRYMAVDLGKKGQRVNAISAGPIRTLAAAGIGDFKQILNWNEINSPLKKNVTTEQVGNSAMYLLSDLASGVTGEIHYVDAGYNIMGMAAAEVNEDGKTVLSWDAAK from the coding sequence ATGATAATGAAGGGCAAAAAAGGTCTAATAGTAGGACTTGCAAATGACAAATCGATAGCGTACGGTATAGCAAAAGCTTGTCACGAGCAAGGTGCGGAGTTGGCGTTTACATACTTGAATGATGCGTTAAAAAAGAGAGTAGAGCCGTTGGCAGAGAGTTTTGGCAGTGATAAAGTTTATGAGCTTGATGTCTCAAACGAAGAGCATATGTCAAAAATTGCAGGTTTGATAGAGAAAGATTTCGGAAAGATTGACTTTTTAGTTCACTCTGTTGCGTTTGCCCCAAAAGAAGCACTTAGCGAGCCGTTTATGAAGACTACAAAGCAAGCGTTTGCTATTGCTATGGATATCTCCGTATACTCCTTGATAGATTTAACAAACCGTTTAGAGTCTGTTTTAAGCGATGATGCTTCTATTCTTACTCTCTCTTATCTAGGCGGCCCGAAATATATAGTAAACTACAATGTTATGGGCGTGGCAAAAGCCGCACTTGAATCAACGGTTAGATATATGGCTGTTGATTTGGGTAAAAAAGGTCAACGAGTAAATGCAATCTCTGCGGGACCTATCAGAACTCTTGCAGCTGCGGGAATCGGTGACTTTAAACAGATTCTTAATTGGAATGAGATTAATTCACCGCTAAAGAAAAATGTAACGACTGAGCAGGTCGGCAATTCGGCTATGTATCTTTTAAGTGACTTAGCATCGGGTGTTACAGGCGAAATCCACTATGTAGATGCCGGATACAACATTATGGGTATGGCTGCTGCCGAAGTCAATGAGGACGGTAAAACCGTTCTTTCTTGGGATGCGGCTAAATAA
- a CDS encoding TorF family putative porin: MKFIKLSLSVALITTMAFAEEEKKSDFGVSANMAITSNYIWRGMTQSNNSPAVQGGVDLEYKGLYVGAWGSNVDFGDTKNSLEADFYGGYKSELYGIGFDIGAIQYAYPNMSNEYNFAEAYLGISKEWEKFGVKAKYSKGIKTNDLNPEDCWEVGASAKLPYDVGFSAIYGDYHNIGTYYSVGLNRAFEKFELSVAYINFNHETDSSADEENVVGTVTFRF; encoded by the coding sequence ATGAAATTTATTAAACTTAGTTTATCAGTAGCCCTTATTACAACGATGGCATTTGCAGAGGAAGAAAAAAAATCCGATTTCGGCGTAAGTGCAAATATGGCAATTACAAGTAATTACATATGGAGAGGTATGACTCAAAGCAACAATTCTCCTGCAGTTCAGGGCGGAGTCGACTTAGAGTATAAAGGTTTATATGTAGGTGCTTGGGGATCAAATGTGGATTTTGGAGATACTAAAAACTCTTTGGAAGCAGATTTTTACGGCGGATATAAGAGTGAATTATACGGTATAGGTTTTGATATCGGCGCTATACAATATGCTTACCCTAATATGTCAAATGAGTATAACTTTGCAGAGGCATATCTCGGGATAAGTAAAGAGTGGGAAAAATTCGGCGTAAAGGCAAAGTATAGCAAGGGTATTAAAACTAACGATTTAAATCCTGAAGATTGCTGGGAAGTCGGTGCTTCGGCTAAATTACCTTACGATGTAGGATTTAGTGCTATTTACGGCGACTATCATAACATAGGCACATACTACTCCGTAGGATTAAACAGAGCCTTTGAAAAGTTTGAGTTAAGTGTAGCATATATTAATTTTAACCATGAAACTGATTCAAGTGCAGATGAAGAGAATGTCGTAGGTACGGTTACTTTTCGTTTTTAA